CTGGGCGGCTGTGGCGCCGGGATCCGGCACTTGCAGCGGCGCAGCGTTCGGCCGGTAGGCGTCAGCCGGCAGGTTCGGTACCGGCAGGTTGCGGATGGTTTCGTTGCTGTTGAGAAAGCTGGGCAGGGTGTCGGCGAGGGCGGTGGAACTCAGACTGAGCAATAGCAGGGATGCCATGACGCGCATAGGACACTCCATGTTCAAACCCGCAGCACGGGGTCGGGTTTCTCCTAAGAAAAAAGCGGAAGACTCGTGGGAATCTTCCGCCCTCAACCAAGCGTAGGCGCTGTAGGTAAGGCCGTCGAATCGGCCAGGTGCAAATCAGCGTTTGTTGCCACCCAGGGCGCCGGTGAGACCGCCGAGGACACCACCCAGTCCGCCGCCGGTCCCGGTGGCAGTTCCACCGTTGACCAGTCCGCCGACCGCAGTGACGGTATTGCCCACGGTGGTGACGGTGTTGCCGACCGCCGCCACTACCGGGTTGCTGTTGGTGCCGGCAATCGTGTTGCCGAGATTGCCGACGGCACCGCCGACCTGGCCGGTGAGGCCGGCGACCGGAGTACCCAGCCCGGTGGCGGCGCCGACATTCTGGGTCAGGCTGGTGACCGCAGTGGTGACCGGTGCAAGTCCGGCACCCACGTTGTTGCCCAGGGTTGCCAGGGGAGTGGTCGGACTGGTGATCGGCGATCCCGAACCGCCGAGCACGGTGTTGAGCGAGGCCACGGTGTTACCCGCCGCAGCCAGCACACCACCCGGTGCGGCGAGGGTGCCATTGCCGCTGCTCAACCCGGCGCCGACGTTTACGACTGCGCCACCGACGGTTTGCAGCAAGCCGTTGTTGCCCAGACCGCCACCGACGCCTGTCCCTGAACCGGTGCCGTTGTTCACCAGTCCGCCGGCCTTGCCGACAGTGGTGCCGACGTTACTCAGGGCCCCGCCGACGGTGTTGGTCAGCGCATTGCCGTTGCCGGCGCCAGTGACCTTGTCGCCCACGCCATCGACCGTGCTGCCGACTTTCTGCAGCAGGCCGTTCACGGGAGCGCCCAGCCCCGTGGCACTGCCGAGTTTGTCCGTGGTGCTTTCGACCATGGCAATCACCGGCACCAGTTTGCTGCCCACTTCTTTGGTGACCGAGCCGAGCGGGCCGGTGGTGGTAGCGGTGCTGAGGGTGTCGCCGAGCATGGTGACTTTTTCGCCGACTCCGTTGAGCAGCGGGGCGACTTTGGTCACCACACCGCCGACGACTGGAACGCTACCCGTGGCAGTCGCCAGTTTGCCGCTGAGGTCGGACACGCCGTTGCCTACATCCTGCACCACGCCGCCGACCGCCGAAGCGGTGACGCCCAGGCCATTGTCGGTGGTTGCCAGTTTGCCGATGCCGTTGGCCACCCCATCACCCAGTGTGGTCACTACATTGCCGGCGGTTTTGGCGGCGCTTTGCACCACGCCGCCAACGACTGGCACGCCACTGAGTGAGTCGCCGACCTGGCCGACACCATTGCCGACGCCGCTGACGGTATTGCCGACGTCTTGCACCAGCGTGGTGGTAACCAGAGGCGTCGGTGTACTCGGATTGGTCGGGTTGGTCGGGTCGGTTGGATTGGTCGGATTAGTCGGATTGGTGGGGTCCGTCGGGGTCGTCGTGCCGCCAGTTCCGCCAGTTCCGCCAGTTCCTCCGGTACCGCCAGTGCCGGCGGTGTCTCCGGTTCCACCCGTGCCACCGGTGCCGCCAGTACCCGCAGTCGAACTGTCGGGGGAAGAGCTTCCAGAGCTGCTGTGATGACCGCCGCCGCCACTGCTGCAGCCGGCCAGACCGAGAGAGAGAATGAGGGCCAGTGCTGTTGCCGATTTGCACCACGCCTGGGCTTTCATGTGGGTTTTCATGATGGTTGTTCCTTGCACCTGTCACAACGTTCGTTGACTTCGACGGCTTGCCGGTTCTGTTGCCGGCAGTGCCTTCGTCCGTTGTGTCCATATCAGTCGCAAGGCTGGATCCACGCCATTCTCAACTTGGTATTAACGCCTTTATGCAAGCGGCTTCGAATGCCGCCTAACGACTAATACCGAGGATATAGACGCGCAAAAAAAAGCCTTGAAAATCAAGGCTGGATTTCCGTGATGGAAGCGTGTGCGGCGCGGGAAAACTTAAGTGATATATACACAATTGATCAGGTTTTCCCGGCCTCGATGTCAAGCCACCGGCTGCCAGTTGCCCACCATGTGCTCCAGATCCCCGGCGCCGATCAGGCGCAACTCACCGCTGGAGCCGGCAGCACTGGCGAACAGGCTCACCTCGCTCGGCAGACGCACCGGTTTGCGAAAGTACACGGTCACCTCAAGGTTGGCTTTTGGCAGGTGATCCGCCAGTGCCGCCAGGGTGCGGGCCTTGTTCCACAAACCGTGAGCGATGGCTGTCGGGAACCCGAACAGCTTGGCGCTGGCGGCACTCAGGTGAATCGGGTTGTAGTCGCCGGAGACTTTCGCGTATTGCCGGCCGATGTCCGCCGGCGCCTTCCATTGCGCCACTTGCGCGAGGGGCAGTGCCGGCTCCCAGGTCTGCTCGACCGGGTCGCCTTCGAGCTTCACACCACGACAGAGCATCTGGCTTTCGGCTTCCCACAATGGCCCGAGTTGATCGTCGAGGGTGGTCAGCAGATCGAAGGTCGCACCTTTCGGATGAGGTTGCAGGTTATGCACCCGGACGCTGACCTGCGCGCGACTGATCCCGCCCATTGGCCGCAATACGCGGATGCGGTTGCTCAGATGAATCAGCCCCAGCAAAGGGAACGGAAACTCTTTGGCCGTCAGCAATTGCATCTGCAAGGCGAACGCCAGGATATGCGGATAGGTCGGCGGCAGCAGGCCGTCATCGGCGAAACCGCAGACCTTGCGATACGCCGCCAGACGTTTGCCCTCCACCTCGACGGCGCAACGCAAGCCGCTGTCGGGCAGGGTGGTGCCGGTGATTTTGCGTCGGGTCGCCGCCCGGGCATACAGCCCCGGCAGGCTCGGTTCGCGGTGCAGGGTTTGCCATTCGATGGTCATGTTCAGGCCCCCAGAACGCTTTGGCCGCACACCCGCAGCGCTTGCCCGGTGAACGCGCCGGTGCCCGGTTGGGCCAGCCAGGCCACGGCTTCGGCGACGTCTTGCGGCAGGCCGCCCTGACCCAGCGAACTCATGCGGCGTCCGGCTTCGCGCAGGCCGAACGGGATGTGCGCGGTCATCTGGGTCTCGATGAAGCCCGGCGCCACGGCGTTGATGCTGATGCCACGTTCCAGCAGCGTCGGGGCCCAAGCCTGGGCGAGCCCGATCAATCCGGCCTTGCTCGCCGCGTAGTTGGTCTGCCCGCGATTGCCGGCAATGCCGCTGATCGACGCCAGCAGAATCACCCGCGCGTTATCGTGCAGTGTGCCGCTGTCGAGCAGGGCCTTGGTCAGCACTTGCGGTGCGTTGAGGTTGACCGCCAGCACTGCGTCCCAGAACTCGGGCGTCATGTTGGCCAGGGTCTTGTCGCGGGTGATGCCGGCGTTGTGCACCAGAATGTCGAGGCCGTCCGGTAGTTGCTCGATCAGCTGCGCAGCGGCGTCTTCGGCGCAGATGTCGAGGGTGATGGCGCGTCCGCCGAGACGAGCGGCCAAGGCTTCGAGATCGGTCTTGGCCGGCGGCACGTCGAGCAGGATTACTTCGGCGCCGTCACGGGCCAGGGTTTCGGCGATGGAGGCGCCGATGCCGCGAGCCGCGCCGGTGACCAGCGCCTTGCGTCCGGCCAATGGGCGCGTCCAGTCGGTGACCTGGGTGGCGCACGCCGTAAGCCGGATCACTTGCCCGGACACGAACGCGCTTTTCGGCGAGAGGAAAAACCGCAGCGGTCCTTCGAGCTGATCCTCGGCACCTTCGCCGACGTAGATCAGTTGCAGGGTGCCGCCGCTGCGCAGCTCCTTGGCCAGCGAGCGGGAGAAACCTTCGAGTGCTCGCTGCGCGCTGGCGGCAAACGGTTCGCGCAGGGTTTCCGGGGCGCGGCCGAGGATCACCAGATGCGCGCT
The window above is part of the Pseudomonas fluorescens genome. Proteins encoded here:
- a CDS encoding 3-oxoacyl-ACP reductase, producing the protein MSDRYIDFANSSIGHRLVGALGLPSPVRLERWQAGRLRPVDGALLIGGGPLAERVSAFANRLTDAIYRYGDQPATATQWIPGHGPKLKAVVFDASDLQHTDQLKQLREFFQPLMKNLDSSAHLVILGRAPETLREPFAASAQRALEGFSRSLAKELRSGGTLQLIYVGEGAEDQLEGPLRFFLSPKSAFVSGQVIRLTACATQVTDWTRPLAGRKALVTGAARGIGASIAETLARDGAEVILLDVPPAKTDLEALAARLGGRAITLDICAEDAAAQLIEQLPDGLDILVHNAGITRDKTLANMTPEFWDAVLAVNLNAPQVLTKALLDSGTLHDNARVILLASISGIAGNRGQTNYAASKAGLIGLAQAWAPTLLERGISINAVAPGFIETQMTAHIPFGLREAGRRMSSLGQGGLPQDVAEAVAWLAQPGTGAFTGQALRVCGQSVLGA
- a CDS encoding collagen-like triple helix repeat-containing protein — its product is MKAQAWCKSATALALILSLGLAGCSSGGGGHHSSSGSSSPDSSTAGTGGTGGTGGTGDTAGTGGTGGTGGTGGTGGTTTPTDPTNPTNPTNPTDPTNPTNPSTPTPLVTTTLVQDVGNTVSGVGNGVGQVGDSLSGVPVVGGVVQSAAKTAGNVVTTLGDGVANGIGKLATTDNGLGVTASAVGGVVQDVGNGVSDLSGKLATATGSVPVVGGVVTKVAPLLNGVGEKVTMLGDTLSTATTTGPLGSVTKEVGSKLVPVIAMVESTTDKLGSATGLGAPVNGLLQKVGSTVDGVGDKVTGAGNGNALTNTVGGALSNVGTTVGKAGGLVNNGTGSGTGVGGGLGNNGLLQTVGGAVVNVGAGLSSGNGTLAAPGGVLAAAGNTVASLNTVLGGSGSPITSPTTPLATLGNNVGAGLAPVTTAVTSLTQNVGAATGLGTPVAGLTGQVGGAVGNLGNTIAGTNSNPVVAAVGNTVTTVGNTVTAVGGLVNGGTATGTGGGLGGVLGGLTGALGGNKR
- a CDS encoding MaoC family dehydratase, with amino-acid sequence MTIEWQTLHREPSLPGLYARAATRRKITGTTLPDSGLRCAVEVEGKRLAAYRKVCGFADDGLLPPTYPHILAFALQMQLLTAKEFPFPLLGLIHLSNRIRVLRPMGGISRAQVSVRVHNLQPHPKGATFDLLTTLDDQLGPLWEAESQMLCRGVKLEGDPVEQTWEPALPLAQVAQWKAPADIGRQYAKVSGDYNPIHLSAASAKLFGFPTAIAHGLWNKARTLAALADHLPKANLEVTVYFRKPVRLPSEVSLFASAAGSSGELRLIGAGDLEHMVGNWQPVA